TGTGGAGTATCTATGTGCTTTTCCAGGTCTTTTACTTCTAAACGGTTGGTTCTGCTTTTATACATAAACCCTTTGAAAAAATATTTTTCAACTTCAAGAGGGAATGTATCCGGATTTTTTTCCATTACAGAGCGGGTAAGATCATCAATCATTGTTTTTATTTCCTTCAACGAGTTTTGTAGTTGATCCTTCCATTCCTGTAAATCACTCAGAAAACCAACGATTTCCTCCTCTTTAATGTAGGCAAGCTTTGCAAGTTGCTTATCAATTTCCATGAAGGTCATTTCGTTCCAGTTTTTATTTTTTAACACTGGAATTTGCCATTTTTTCTGCTCTTCAACCCAATAATCTTTTGGGGTTTTTACCTGATGAATCTGAAACGACGGAAGTTCAATCGCTGTTAAATAATTTCCATGGCAGCTTCCTGTATCGATTCCATAGGTGTTGTTTAGGATTTTGGGATGATCTCCAACTACATGATGACCGTAGATAATAGGCTTTTCACCTTTATAAAATTCATTCCAGTAGGTGTTTTCGGGATATTTTTTCTCTAAATACCGATCTCCGGATGTGGTGCCGGATAAAACTTCTTCCTTTTGTTCTTGCAGTTTTTTATCATGTTCAAAAAAAGCATGAATGATGATGGCATCTTCTGTTTCGTAATAGTAATTCAGATTTTTTATCCAGTCAATAAATTCAGAATATTGTTCTCCGAATTGTATTTTTACAATTTCCTGAGCGTAGCTTAAAGTTCCGTTCAGATGTTTTCTTTCATGATTACCCATCAGAACGATAGAGTTCGGACGGTTTTTGAAATATTCGTAAACTTCTTTAGATTTATTGCCTCTATCAACGAGGTCTCCCAGGGAAATCAGCAGATCTTCGTCTTTTAAATTAATGTTTTTTGTCAGCGTTATGAGTTCATCATAACAACCGTGAATGTCTCCGATTACAAAGGTTCTCATGGTTTTGTTTATTGTTTTGCAAATATAATATCAATATATATTCCGATGGTATTATAAGTTTTAATTCTGAATTGGTGGGGAGATTCTATTTTATAATTTAAGCTAAAAACCATATCCTCCGAAAACAGTTCAAAAGATTCGGGTCCTAAAACATAAGGATATTGATAATTTTTTCCGTTTTTTAAATGTATTGTAAAGTTTTCCAGATCCAGATTAATATGATTGATCGAGCTGGTGGGGATATCCAGTAACTTTTCAAATTCTGTACTCTTCAGAAATTCCTGATTAATCGGATCGTTTAGATCAGCATCACTGCGAAGTTTTTTTTCCAGCTTTATGATTTTCCAGTTTCCGATAAGCTGATTTCTGTTTTTCTGAGCCTGTTCAAATTCGATGATGGTAGAATCGATATTCTCCGGCTGAAACTTTTCTTTGATAAACTTTCCGTAATATTCTTTCCCTTTTACTTCGATAGTGAGGCTGTCAATAAGCTTAATAGAATAGATATTTCCTTTAGCATCTGTAAACTGATTTTTCTGAATATCCAGGTTTTTATTAAGTACATAATTTTGCCCCCACCATGTAGTCTGAGCAAGCAATTTTCCATTTTTAAAATATAAAAACTCACGCCAATGATTGTTGTTTTTTACTTTTATAGAGTCGGAAACCCATTCTCCATTCAGAAAAGATAGGTCAGAATTTTTTTGGAAACAGGAAATCTGAAATATGGCGATGAAAAGAATGAGTACACTGGTTTTCATAGGTTATTATTTTTTTCAATGTACATCTATTTCTGTTATAAAATAAAAACCGTTCAAAACTTTTGAACGGTTTAGGTATTATATTTTTAGTTCTTTTTGGGGTATTTATTGAGTTTGCAGTCTTATCCAGTTTAGGATAAAAAGTAAAAGGAATATTCCTGCTATATAAAACTGTACTTTATTGACTTTTTTGGCTCCAAACTTCCAAACACAGATTCTGTCTATGATGATAATGAGAACCACAGGAATGAGTCCTAGTAATAAATAAAATCCTGCGAAACCATCTACTGCAGAAACACTGGTAAAGGCAGTATAGGAAAAAAATAATCCGATAATAAGGGATAATATCCCTAAAATAAGGAATAGAGTAATTTTACGGGTAGTTTTATGTGATGGCTGCATGATAGGTATTAATGAAATTCATCCTAAAATTATAATTTTTGCTCATAACCGTATTGTATAGCTGCTTCAAGGATTTCAATATTGATTTCTTTGAGATTTTTAAATTTTATACAATATCCTGTTATGTTTGCTTTTCCTATTTTGTCACCAAAGGTTTTGGCTAAGTAAGTTTTATCATCAATCCCCAAAATATAAACGGAAATACCAGTGGTATTGGCACTCATTCCTATTTGATAAAACTCCTTTGTTTTTCCATCAGCATATCGAATAGTGGATAACCCATATCCAATGTTAGGATTGGAAACTGTCTTTCCATCACTGTTTTTACCATCCAAAAACCACAATTTAGCATCTGGCATAAGCTTTTGGATGATTCGGTGAAGTTCTCCCATATCATCAGATTTAGATTTAGGCTGGCTGTTGATGTATTCTGAAATTTGTTCTTGAATGGTCATATCAATTTTGGTAATGAGGTCAATTTTGAAGGTGATATAATAACGAGATATTAGTCTAATAAGTTGTTATCGCGTAAATAATCAAAAATTATTTTATCAACCTCCGAGATTTTATCTTTGTCTGAATACTTAAGCCATTTCATTTCTTCAATTTCAGAATTTGTCTGTAATTCTCCGGAATATTCTCCCGAATAGCAGGTCATTTTTACAAGGATACCTTCATCGTGACTATGAGCCTGTGCTTCAAAAGTTCCTACATAATTAAGGGTTTCAGGATTTATGGTAACGCTTAATTCTTCACTAATTTCGCGAATCAGAGCCTGTTCATCTGTTTCTCCGGTTTCTCTTTTTCCTCCGGGAATATAATATTTGTCTTTTCCGTAGCTTTTTGTTGAGAGAATGGCTTTGTCTTTTAATTCTATCCAGGCAAGCTTGTCAATGATTTTGTTGGTCATTATAGTTTAATATATTTTTTTATTATTTACACAATTATTTTATAAATGTAAGGGTATTTCTTATTTCTTCCCCTTTTTCAAAATGGCTGTAATCGCATCCGAAATTTCAAATAGCTTTCCGTTATAATTATTCCCCAATAAAATAATAGTCGATTTTTCATTCAGGTCAGAAACTAAAAGAGCTTCATAGTTTCCGGCTCTTCCATCATGAGAATGTTCAACTAATTTTTTGTTTTTAAATTGAGCCTCTCCCAAAGAGGATTGAGTATCCGGCGAATTAAATTGTTGCCCCAATTCAAACAATGAATTTTCATTGATTAACTTTTTTGAATGAAGACAATTTACGAATTTTAGCAAATCTGTTGTCGTTAAGAAAGTGCCACCCACCAAAAAATCCGGTTTATCTTCTATTAATTTGTTATTAAATCCTTTAGCTACAAATTTTTCATTAATAATAGGTGTGATCTCAGACGAATTCATTTTACAAGGGTTGAAAATATTTTGGTTGACATACTCTTTGTAAGTCATTCCAGTAATCTTTTCAACAATAAACTGCCTTAGAAAAACATTGTTCATGTTGTAATCGTATTGAGTTCCCGGAACAAAATCAAGTTTATCGATTAATTTTAAATCATCAAAAACATCCTGATTACTTTTAATTTTTTTCCAGTTGACATTGGGAAGTCCACTTGTGTATTGTAATACATCTTTTATAGTCACTTCATGAGCCCATTGAGGTAATTCAGGAATATATTTTGAAATATGATCCTCAATTTTTAATTTGCCTTGCTCTTGCAATTGCAATAAGGCTACGCCACTCAATTCTTTGGTAATAGATCCAATATTGAATCTGTAATCAGGGGAAAGCTTTTTCGTTTTTGTTGCATCAGTAAAACCAAAGGAAGCGTTGTAAATGATTTTATTATTTTTCGAAACTAAAATATTTCCATTAAAAACTCCGGATTGATTTGCGGATCTCATTAAAGAGTCTATTTGTGCGACTTGCTTTTTCTGGGCAAATACAGAATTGGAGAGAAATAAAAAAATGGTAATTAATAAGGAGATCTGTTTGTGATAGAGCATATTGGGTTTTTGTTGATTTATTAGTTTTGTCTTGTCTTGTCTTGTAAAAGGTGATGTTTTATCTGAATATATCAAGAACATCAATAAATTTCTTTAGGACAGATTTATTTATTCTTTTGTCCGGGCAGTTTTCATAGCAGTCCAATAATGTTTTTTTCATTTTTTATTTCTGATAAATGGTGATGGGTATATTGGTTCTTAATCCCCATGCGTTTGCTGAGCTGTTCTCTTTATTAAAAAGTAATCTTTCATCAATTTTAGAAATGAATTTTTCCCAGCCGTGCATAGAGTCATTGATGATTATTTTTCCGAAGAAGGTTTCAATCAATAATTCTGTATGAATGTTTTCCAAAACAGAAGTTTTCTGTACGGTTATTCTAAGGATTTCATACCATTCAATCATGGTAATGAAATCGTTGTTCCAAATATAGAAACCGGTTTCAGTATACTCGAAGATTCCATCGTCTTCCGATGTCTTTAGCAGAGTTTTATGCTTACGTTTATTTTTATCCGGATTTTTATCTGCGTTTTTCACGATCAATGCAAATAATGAACACCCCAAAAAGTAGAAACACAACCATATAAGGATGCTTTTCTCAACCTTAAAGATGAGGATCGTAAAAATAACGAGTAAAACAGTATTTAGTAGAATTAATTTTTTGGTTAAAGTCATATGCTTAATTATTGACTATTATTAAGTTTCCCAGTGCTTTTAAAATGGTAAAACTATACAAGAATCCGTATTTTTTCTTAAAGATTTCCATAGATTACAATATACTCTGAATATATTAATTTATCATTGAGCCATTCAATCAACTCAGCTTTAAATTGTGCGGTTTTCAATTCATCTGTTTTCATTTGGCTTATTCTATCGATAATTATTCTACAGGTATTTCTGTCAAAATAATTATGTCCGCAAGTATCAAAACCATCCTCCATATACCCGTTCCAAGGGTTTATCAAAGGGAACACAGCCTTAAATTCATTGATGACATAATC
This is a stretch of genomic DNA from Chryseobacterium tructae. It encodes these proteins:
- a CDS encoding NUDIX hydrolase, whose product is MTNKIIDKLAWIELKDKAILSTKSYGKDKYYIPGGKRETGETDEQALIREISEELSVTINPETLNYVGTFEAQAHSHDEGILVKMTCYSGEYSGELQTNSEIEEMKWLKYSDKDKISEVDKIIFDYLRDNNLLD
- a CDS encoding metallophosphoesterase, which translates into the protein MRTFVIGDIHGCYDELITLTKNINLKDEDLLISLGDLVDRGNKSKEVYEYFKNRPNSIVLMGNHERKHLNGTLSYAQEIVKIQFGEQYSEFIDWIKNLNYYYETEDAIIIHAFFEHDKKLQEQKEEVLSGTTSGDRYLEKKYPENTYWNEFYKGEKPIIYGHHVVGDHPKILNNTYGIDTGSCHGNYLTAIELPSFQIHQVKTPKDYWVEEQKKWQIPVLKNKNWNEMTFMEIDKQLAKLAYIKEEEIVGFLSDLQEWKDQLQNSLKEIKTMIDDLTRSVMEKNPDTFPLEVEKYFFKGFMYKSRTNRLEVKDLEKHIDTPQKVMDMQMGLKNAQ
- a CDS encoding serine hydrolase domain-containing protein codes for the protein MLYHKQISLLITIFLFLSNSVFAQKKQVAQIDSLMRSANQSGVFNGNILVSKNNKIIYNASFGFTDATKTKKLSPDYRFNIGSITKELSGVALLQLQEQGKLKIEDHISKYIPELPQWAHEVTIKDVLQYTSGLPNVNWKKIKSNQDVFDDLKLIDKLDFVPGTQYDYNMNNVFLRQFIVEKITGMTYKEYVNQNIFNPCKMNSSEITPIINEKFVAKGFNNKLIEDKPDFLVGGTFLTTTDLLKFVNCLHSKKLINENSLFELGQQFNSPDTQSSLGEAQFKNKKLVEHSHDGRAGNYEALLVSDLNEKSTIILLGNNYNGKLFEISDAITAILKKGKK
- a CDS encoding DUF1801 domain-containing protein, with amino-acid sequence MTIQEQISEYINSQPKSKSDDMGELHRIIQKLMPDAKLWFLDGKNSDGKTVSNPNIGYGLSTIRYADGKTKEFYQIGMSANTTGISVYILGIDDKTYLAKTFGDKIGKANITGYCIKFKNLKEINIEILEAAIQYGYEQKL